TGGAGGACTTGTATCCTACAACCTGGCATCTCTTTATGGGCTCTTGAAACTAAGCATGATGCTCTGGAGCATCGAACCCTGTCCCTGCTGTTACAACATGGAGTCACAGAAGTGTGGGGAGAAGGAACCTCTGGAGCTGCCTGCTCCACCCTCCTGCTCGGTGCAGGACTATCACCAGTGCCAGATCAGCTTGGCCGTGGCTTTGTCTAGCCAAATCCTGAAAACCACCTAGCATGGAGACCACACCTTCTCTGAGTGGCCTGATCCAGTCAGTGCTGTGCGACCCTCTCTATAAAGAACTTTTTGCTCATGTCCAATGTGAACATCCTGACTTGCAAATTGTGGCCATTGCTCCTTCTTATACTTTCTGCCGCTACCAAGAAGGGTTCATCTCCGCTGTCTTTATAACCACCCTTCAAGTAGTTGTAGCTGCTATTAGGTTGCTCCTTAGTTGGTTGCAACACTTGGTTTCCAGCCCGCCCTGATGCATGGGGATCCTGCCCCCGCAGCAAAACTTCACATTTCTCCTTGCTGAGCGTCATGAGGTTTCTGTTCTGTTGGCCCTGACCTTGATTTTATCATGGTTCCTCTGGAAGGTGGCTCCGTCAGCATTTCCCCCAAATTAGGCACTCTGCGCTACCCTCCAGGTCACTAATGAAGCTGTAGGGTGACACGAACCCCAACAGAGTCCCTGTTGATTACCAGCTGTCAAATGGACTCTGAGCCACTGATTTCTACCCTCTGAGCCCAGTGGTCAAGCTGTTTTTCAGCGAGTCTGTGTGTTTGCCCAGCCCACACTTCTTCAGGGTGCTCAAGAGAATGGTGTCAAAAACCTCACTAAGTCAAGGTAGATTACATCTGCCGCTTTCCGCTTTCCCCATAGCCTCTTGTCTCAGCCTAGAGGGCAGCCGTAATTGGCATCCTCTGACTGATTAATATTCCTGGCTCTTTCTCCTCTTATGTTATTTCCAACCGAGGAGCTCATAATTTTTTGCTATTAATCCCAAAGAGCATGACCTCGTATTCTGCAGTACTGAATTTCGACCCCTTTCTATTAGTCCAGTCCTCAAGGCTGGCAACTTTTCATCTTCTCTAAAATACTGTGAtccttccctgtattttaaatgactCTCAACTTTGATTGCAAGTTGACTCAGAATAGGGAGTTTGAGAAATTACAGTATGAAAGGAAGTAGACTTGGCGTGGACTTGGCTTCAGGGTAGTACTGTTCTGCGTTGAGCTACAGAAGGATTTTTTAGTGAAAAATTTTTCTTCCCTGCAATCCCCAGTGCATGGGAAAATCATTTCCAAAAGGTATATAGGGAGTGAAAGGAGTGTGACCTAGAAAAACTAGTAAGATGTATATGTCAAATCCAGTTAATTTTTTTACTAATGATACTGATCTATATATATAAAACGCTGAACAGAACACTTATCTTCCCTGTGTTTGGCCTTAGGCTACATTCCCCATCAAAGGCAGAGAGACCCTGTTGTCACTTTCCTGGTGAGTAAATCAGTCATGAGAGCAACATATTTCTTTTCCGAGAAACATATAGAAAGCCATGTATTGGAAATTAGGACTCCTGGGTTTCCCAGAGCTCAGCATATTCTTGAAACAAAGGTATTCAGACTCCATCCTACTTTCTCCCTTGCCTGCCTGGAGAACCCTCTGTGCAGCTCTCTGGTCTCATCGTACTGCTTCTGTCCACCATCATCTTCTTTCCCAGTTACGGATGCAGGAGCACCACGGTGAGCCCGGGCAAAAGGACCTTTCACCCTGTCCCTGCGCACCCACTTGTGTACTGGACCCTTCGTAGCTGACCAGTGATGAGTTGGTCCATCCTAGCTGCagacattttctcttttacaaaatGTGAATGAGGCCGTGCGGTAATTTTATGCAAATCCATGTGcagattaaaaaattaatcaaattctgaaattttcatttaaagagaTTAGTCTTGAAAAATCCCTCATCTAATCCTCCCAGAACAGTCACTTGGAACAAACCTTCACCGCTTTGTTTTCCTCCTGGGTTCAGTGCATCTCCTGGAAAATTTTCTCATTATGCTTTTGGGACCATCTGGAGCAGCAAGTTTGAGTTTGAGCAGGGCTCACCAGCCGAATTAAAGTTGATATATCAAATGATAGAAAAGATGTGTCAGTAAGTGGGAACATGGGAGTTTAAGGCAGTAAAATCTCCGCTCTGTTGTACTTCACAGGTAAACTCCCATGGTAATGCATGAAAAATGGAAGCGGTAAGCCTCGGTGAGTGTAACGGTAATTTACGTACCAAGAGGCCAGAAGAAAGTCATGTAGCAAGAAAAATGAGCAGCAAGAGACACTGCGAAAACTTGCTGTGTCTGGTAGTTTACTGCTGTAACAAAGATGTAATCTGTCTTTCAGAGCTTGAGCTCAAAATTATCCTCAAACAATTGGGGTTTGATCCAGTGCCATCTCAAATTTTTTCCAAGCCCCTCAGGGATTTGGGAGTTGACCCTGTACACGGTGGGCCAGCCACCAATCACTGCCACACCAGGGGAAATCCAGAGAAGTCACgatgacattaaaaataaactaacttAGGCCCATGAAGATCTCAGTTAAATTAGCCATCCTGGAGCATTAATACATAGTACCCTCCGATCTTGCAGCACCTGAAGTGCTCGGGATGTGTGATTGCATTGGCCTGCAACAAGCCCAATTGCCCCAACTTCAAGAAAACCACAAGCCCGTGATGCAAACCCTTGAACAAACCTCCAACCACAGCACCTGGGATAGCTCAGCTCTGCCCAGCGATGGCAGCCTGGCCCCTAAAAGGGaatatttttctggctttcaaGTACCTGCCATGGAGCGAGGTGCTGGCTCATTTTTCTCACTGCACGGGCTTGGCCAGCTCATTTGTTCACTGTTTTCCTCCCCAGTGTGACTCCAAGTTTATGGCTCAGACTATACCCCCCTATGTCCATGCTTTTGGTCTCATGCCACCATCCAATTTACCTGGCAGCTTACCCCATTTCTGCCCCTAGTGCTGGATTGTTTCTGTCTCCCTCTGACTTTGGCTCCTTGCCTGCAgaattgctttaattaaaaagttaatgaaaGGTAATGCAAACGAGCGCTTTGCCTGTATTTTATCACAGtccagctcctctcccttcctctttcccagaGATGGTGAAAATGAGGAGCTaggtttttgctgctttttgttgtGAAAGTTAACCGTGGAAATTTCTGCAGGCTTAGGAGGAGCCCTATGAAGAAAGAGCTTATAATGGTAATGCACGCCAACAAGTATGTAGATCGTGAACATCATTCATCAATGAAAGCTGaggaagttttcatttaaagggGATTAATGTAAACCCCTTACAGTCCTCCTGCTCTCTTTGGAACAGGCAATTCTTAGCATCATTTTCCTCCTAAGCTTAGTGCAAACTTCTAGAAAACTTTCCAAAAGACTATCTATACCCCAACTCCAAATTATCCCAAGCAGGGACAAAGGTAAGGTGTAAAACCCGAGCCCCACTGCTGCCTATAGCATGTCACCTTATACCCATATAGAAGAGGGCTTGTTCATCCCTGTGTGATTTCCCTGAGAAACTGGGAGACAAAGATTAGTGCATGAAGCAATATGAGTCACATCATCAGCCCCTTCTCCCAGCCCAGATTCCTCCTAGCCAGCAATGGGAAGAGGAAAACGCAGGCATGTGAGGATGTAATTTCCCCACATGCAATACGCAGCAGCTAACTGGCAATGACACCGTTTCTAGACCCACCGTCCGTGGAGCTAGTCTGAGAGCTGCcatttggattatttttctttccaaggcTGCCTATGTCTTAGTGTGAGGTGATGTTCAGTTCTCTTGATCTTGTTTTTAAAGCCCTAGTAAAATGAGTaggagttttattttttgttaatatctACAGTGGATTTCATAGCACTGATTTATAGTTGTTCCCTGATGACATTTCATACCCAGTGCATGAGACTGTATAAATAAATTACATAAAGATGGATTTGTGGCATCATTAGCAGCACCCCCATTCCAAGGGGAGCCTCCAGTGAGCCTGCGTGTCTAATCAGAGCTGACAAGGAGCAGTTACACACCAAGACCTCTAAAGCTAATGGGTCTGTGCCAAATTCAGCTCTCTGTTGCATTGGTGTAAAGTTGGATAACCTCTGACTGCAGGGGGGTTTTTACACCAGATTTACTCTGCATTTACACCTGTGCACTGAGATCAGTGTCAGGCAGCGTGCCCTAAAATCCTTAGAAGCAATGGAAAGAGGCGGGCTGACTTCAACAGACTCTGGATCAGGCCTCGAGGGTTAAAATATAATCTGAGTTCAGAGTGCAGAAAACAGATTACATGCCTACTATTGTAGCGAAATGCTTTCCAGAGCAAGCATTAGCAGTGTGTACACAAGTATTAGATGAATTAagctggcatttatttttttcagctccAGTAGGAGAGAATTGCTTTTAAACAACTCGCGCCTGCTGTGTCGTGTGTGGAGCTGGAGCTGAGCGGAGCCGCCAGGAGGGCACGTGTGACAGGAGCCACAGTTGCAGGTCTGGTTGTGCTCAATTCCCCTGGTCTTCAGGGTCAGCCATGCACAGAAACATCAAGGCAGAGACGGAGCCTATTAAAAGCTTTGgggctttattttcttaaactcCCCTGGCTCCATTTAAGCCTTTTTCTCCAATCGCTTCTGCAAACCCTGTATCGCAGCTCAGACGAGGCGACCTGGGGCGTGATGCACCTCTGTTTTGTAACACCTTCCTCTGATTGCGCTGTGCTGCCAGGTGAATCGGAGACCTGCTGGGAACAGAGATGCTAATCTCAGTTCCTGAGAGGTGTACAGCTGACTTCACTGGTGTTAGCACGGTTACTCTGGACTTCGTTGTAAGAGGGCTGAGGCTCAGTGGTTTAAACTgctggcagcaccagctgccgTGAAGTTTAGGAGTCTAGTAACAAAGTGGTCAGGACACCCTGTCTTTTATCTCTCCTCATGATTGAAAAGCCAGTCCTGACCAGTATCTAAAGGGAGTGTAGATAGGTAGTTTATTTGCCCtgtgttttgcctttaaaatctgtttctcttaAGCATTGAatcatttttttctctggcaaACCTATGATTCTCCATGTAGTTTTACCTGCAAGTCCCTTGTCCGACAGATTTCAGAGTGTGCCCAAGTTTCATTGCCTGAGAAGGTGCTTGTGTGGAGGTTTTCACAGAGCCTTTGCGTCCTTGCAGCAAAATAAGGCAGATTTAGACCCAGAGGAGCTGTTGAAAAGCTTGTCTGGCTTAATGATTAACACTTTGCAATGCTATGGGAGTGTTAGGACAAAGAGACCTGGACTCGTGACCTCTCCCAGAAGAAGCCAGCCACTGGCCTTGCACCAAAACACATCCATTTACTAGAGAGAGGATTAACTCTCTCAGGTAATTTGAATGGGTCTGTGATCGAGTGTGTTGCCGGGGCTGCTTCAGCCTCCTGGCACCTTGCCTTAATTGCCTGCACCATAATTGCCGTGAGCGGGAGAGATGCAGATCACGAGGATCTTTGATCCTGAGAAACCAGCAGTGAACTTGCTGCCAGTtaatggagggaaggagaaatgcTGGGAGGGAATAGATGCGTGCATGCTGGCAGGGGCTGCCTTTCCTCTGTCAGGACAAGTGTCTGCCCTTGAGCAGTTGAGATCCTTTGGTCCACACTCATCTCTGTTGCATATAATGCTAATACTCAGTGGAGACTAGCTCAAATGGGCTTTCACAGACACAGCTGGCAGCTTTGCCTGGATCTGAAGTCCTATTTGGGCTCTAAATGTGATTTTAATGGATAATGAGAGGACTAAAAAATAAAAGGCGAATGAAGCCTTGTGTTAATTTGCTGTTTGGTGGGGAAACCTCATTACTGGTCTCTCTGTGGCCaccagcagccagggatcaggcaGCCAGCAAGCCTGTTGTTTCTCCAAAGTCCATGTGTGATGGTCCAGGGACACATGGGGCAATGCGCAGCCAGAGAATGAGATCAGCATTTGGCTAGCCTGAGGAAGGGAGTTAATGTAGTGAAAAGCTGTTCTACCCAGACACCCTGCTCTCTCCAGGACAGAGAGCAGCTTCCGCAGTTTGGAAAGGCATCAAACGCTGAGCGAATAGAAATGATGGCTTGCCAGTGGCAAATCTACAGTGATGGAGAAGGTGGCTGGTAATGCTCACCTTCCCTGTGGGAGGTGATGGGATTGCAGGGGAACCACAAGCTGACAGGTAGTTTGAATGTCACactgtccttccctccctcctgcctgggcAGAGGTTTGGAAATGCtgctgtgtcgtggtttaatctcagtcggcagctaagcaccacgcagccgctcgctcactcccccctcggtgggatgggggagagaatcggaagggtaaaagtgagaaaactcatgggttgagataaagacagtttaataggtaaagcaaaagccacgcacgcaagcaaagcaaaacaaggaattcattcactacttcccattggcaggcaggtgttcagccatctccaggaaagcagggctccatcacgcgtaatggttacttgggaagacaaacgccatcactccaaacgtcccccccttccttcttcttcccccagctttatatactgagcatgacgtcatatggtatggaatatcccttctatcagttggggtcagctgtcctggctgtgccccctcccagcttcttgtgcacctccagccttctcagtcagtagagcatgggaagctgaaaaagtccttgactagtgtaaacactacctagcaacaactaaaacattggtgtgttatcaacattgttctcaccctaaatccaaaacaaagcactgtaccagctactaggaaggaaattaactctatccctgctgaaaccaggacatgctgTTATGGCACCTTCATCTAAAGGCAACAGGAACTAGAGCTCCATGGTTCATGTTTTGGCCTCCCTACTCTCCCTGTGACAGTCCTGTCTCTTCTGCTAGTGTTCGCTTTCCCTTGCAGGTTGGAGGGTGCCGGCTGCCCCAGCTCTCTATGCCTTGCCAGTGTTGGCAGAGTGTGTACAAGCCCACCCCACCGAGCAGATTGACTCAGCCTGGCCACCCTGCGCAGCATGTCCCTCCGCGAGCATGCACTGTCCCTCTTCCGCAGCGCGGTGGACACCGTCCGTCCGGCTCTGATGCTGAAGAGGGCTGTGAAGCTCCAGGGAGACGGGTGCCCTCAGCTGCTGGTGAAGGGCCAAGCCTTTCCAGTGAAGAGGGACCTGTACCTGGTGGGTTTTGGCAAAGCTGTGCTGGGGATGGCCGTGGCAGCAGAAGAGATCCTGGGAGAACACCTCGTTCGGGGGATCATCAATGTGCCCCTAGGCATCCAGGAGAGCCTGCAGCGAGCAGGAATGCAGTAAGGGGGGCTGTGTCGGGACAGTTTGTGGGGGTAGGCTGCCAGATTTATCCTCTGGGATGTTGCTGTGAACTCCTTCAGTCCTTTCAGCTGCCCTTGCTCTGGTGCCCACCCTGTCCACCACACCGCCCTGGTCTTCAACCTCCATCACGTCCCAgtggcaccagtgacacagcccgACTCTTGCGCTGGATGCgcttcctccccagccctggggaagaGACACTCGGCAAAGGCCATCTCCCTGTCCTGGCCACTCGCCATGCACCTCTGGTGCACCAGGCCCATTTGCTTGCTGAGTGACAGCCTGGCTGCCTCTGTAGGTGCATGTGTCAGTGGTGTGATTGCCTCTCTTACCTCACCAGGGAGATGCTCCTGAAGCCAGACAGCAAAATCCAGGTCATCGAAGGTGCCAAGAACAACCTCCCGGACCCAGAGGCTCTGAAGGGAGCAGTTGCCatccaggagctggctgagggtCTGACTGTGGACGACCTGCTCCTTGTGCTCATCTCAGGTAGCGTGGGGATCCCAGGGAATGGGCTCTGCTGAGGGCCCTCCAGCCGCCTGCCCACATGTGACCATGCAGCAGGGGAGCGCCGTGCTGTGCTGGCCCTTTCAGCGCTGACACTTGCACCTCTGtgatttttcctctcccttctcctgccaGCCTTTCTCCAGGGATGCAGCAGGGGAGGGCATGGGGCTACCTGCTGCTGCAGTGGACACGCTATCTCCCAGCActggggagaggctgagctgcGCAGGCTGGGTCCTGTGGTTGTGCCACCACTGTGAGATGGCACCTCTGGGCACAGCCTGCCAGCTGCTCTCACCCCTTGCCAGGGAGACActttcttcctgctccctcctTACATTTGGGAATGCAGACTTGGAGAAGCAAGCACTTGGTGGACTTGCATGCTCCGAATTTGTGGAGGGGTGTAAGTCTGTAAGCTGAGATTCAGGACTGACTCTTCCCAGGGCtttgctgcttcccagccagtgGAAATGAGGCCCCCAGGTTCCAACACAGTGAGCGTGTGCACGCCTTGCAGAGTCAACCCTGAACacccccaggccctgcctgctGGGCCCCTGGGCTGTCCCCAGACCCAGGGCTCTGTAAGGAAGGTGGATATTGTGCATCAGAGGGATGCAGTGATGTCACCCCAACCTGAGCTCGGCTGGGTGAGTGGGTGTCACAGGGCAGAAGCATGCAGGGGCTTGGAGCAGCTCTGTAGAAACTCCTCTGCTCAGTGATTGTTTCTCTATGGATGCTGGAGCCTGATCTGGTGCAGAGAGAGTAGTGCCGTTAGGCAAACACCCAAGCGACTGGAATCTAGCTGCGCTTGCTGGGGATTCCCCTGGGCTTCCTCCTGTCCTTTGGCTATGGGGATCTCCAAGAGACTTCTCAGCCCTTCAGGGAGCCTGTACAGGATCTCCCCGTGGCTGTGACTCCCTATGCATGTGCACTCCCACACCGCAGCCGGTCCCCAACTGCTCCTGCCTCTCAGCTAGATCCCTGGCTATTGACTGAAACACAggcatttgcatttgtttttcttgctcaTCATGTTTTATTGATGCTGATTGCCTCAAACCTCTGAGCAGGCTTTGCCTTTTGACAGTAGCTTTCAGCTGTACTTCTGTGCACATTCACTTTCTGCTCAGATCTTGTTCCTTTCTACTCTGTATTTTCCATCCATTCCACTTTTCCATTagaacctttttttctttgccttcttttccaCATTTCCAATGCCCGCTTGTATCAGACAGGATTCCCATCAATGAGGCTATCACCCCGGACTCTGGGTGTGCTTTGTCCTTTGCATTactctctccccctttcctttcctcccagaCCTAGATAAGTGCAGCTCAGCAGTTTCCGATCTTGCTGCAGCCATAGCTGGTGTTTTTACACACTGTCCTGAATAAATGGAGCCAGCAAAGCAGGCAGTGTCTCCATCTGCTTAGCACTGACTGCTGTGTGAGTCATGGAGCCCATGCTCCCTGCTCACCCATCCAGGTAGCCTGTGAAAATCAGTGTGATGACACACTAGTAGCCTGATGTTGTGGGGATAGTAAGTTCTGGCCCTTCTCTGTCATCCCTGCAACACCGCAGGCATGCGGTACCCTGGTCCGGTGAGGTTTACGCTGCCCAGATGAAGTGTAGCTGACTGCAGACAGTGCGGGGCAGCAGCGATTAAAACCCATTGGTGAAGACGACTGAATTCTCCAGACATGTTAGCATAGTTCCCCAACCACCTCTGCCTTCCCGCTACGCACTGGTGAGGGAAGAGCAAAGGCTCAAGTGTTGAACAGCCTTGctttcctcctgtcctccttttcctgctgtcCTGATGTTCTTGCCATCTCTTCTGCATCCTAGGGGGTGGATCAGCCCTACTGCCTGCTCCCATCCCTCCCATCCTCCTCAAAGAGAAGGAGAAACTCACAAAGATGCTGGCTTCCCGAGGAGCTGCCATACAGGAGCTGAATATTGTCCGGAAGACTCTGTCCTTGCTGAAGGGTGGCGGGCTGGCCCGGCTCGCATATCCCGCACGGGTAACTGAGGGGAAGCTCCTACTTGCTCAGAGATCACCCATCTGCCCTCAAAATAGGGGTTTAATCAACTGACCTAAGCGTGCTTGCAGGGGTTTTTCCCCCTGACTGAACAACCTTTGCACACTGTTTTGGGACTCTGTGGCTCAGATTTCATTGAGGACCCAAACTCTCAGGGAGACAGAGGTGGAGAAGGGGGAATTCAGACTCTGCAAATGTCAGCTGTCCCATCGCACCACTCTCAGCAGACCCCAGCCCTCACCCAGCAGGCACTTCCAATGTGCCGGTGCTCCGCCACTGCGCGTTTGAGGCTGGGTCCAACCCTTGGCTCTCCTGGAGCCTGTTCTCAGCATGTGCCATCGCTAAACCCACACTAGGTTATCAGCCTGACAGGTGCAGCGTCACGAGTTACATCTTCCAATGTGATGGTCCAGCATCAAAGGACATTGTAGATCTGTGGGTTTGAGAAGGCAAGGTGACACTCACAGGACTGTAAAACAAAAATGGGCCAAGATCTGCCTGTTTCCGTCTGCTTTGACATGGGGGTGGTGCAAGTGTAACTCAGAGCAGTGCTTATGCCAGGGCTCTTGCGTGGTCACCTGTCTCTGCCTCCCACAATAATCCGTGGGCATTTCTTTTTGTAGGTGGTGAGCCTCATCCTTTCTGATGTGATTGGTGACCCCCTGGACATCATAGCAAGTGGGcccactgctgccagctcccacaGCGTCCAAGACTGCCTTCAAATACTCGCCAAATACAACCTGCTGCACCACCTGCCCAAGTCAGTGGAAACGGTCCTGTCCAGCTCTCCCACCAAGCCCACTGCTCTGGAAGACTACTCCCACGTTTGCAACATCATCATTGGGTCAAATACACTGGCTTTAGACAAGGCCAAACGCCAAGCCGAGGGCCTGGGCTACGCAACTCTGATTCTGAGTGCGGCAATCTGTGGGGAAGTCAGCCGCGTCGCCACGCTGTACTGCCAGCTGATCCGGCTGGTCTGCCTGGGCTTCGCTGGCCTCGGGGAAGGGACCCTGAGTGACGAGGTGAGGGGGAATCTCCtacagctggcagcagagctAGAGATCCCGGGTTTGAACCTTGCTGAGTTTCTACAGGCCCTGCGAGGATTAGGGCCTGAAAGACCAGTCTGCATCCTGGCCGGTGGAGAAACCACGGTTCAGCTTCAAGGAACCGGCAAGGGAGGGAGGAACCAGGAGCTGGCCCTGcgcgtggggctggggctgcacagGGCACAGGCGGTGGAGACCAGCAGCCCCCTGGGGAGGTGCGAGATCGTCT
The genomic region above belongs to Aptenodytes patagonicus chromosome 8, bAptPat1.pri.cur, whole genome shotgun sequence and contains:
- the GLYCTK gene encoding glycerate kinase; translation: MSLREHALSLFRSAVDTVRPALMLKRAVKLQGDGCPQLLVKGQAFPVKRDLYLVGFGKAVLGMAVAAEEILGEHLVRGIINVPLGIQESLQRAGMQEMLLKPDSKIQVIEGAKNNLPDPEALKGAVAIQELAEGLTVDDLLLVLISGGGSALLPAPIPPILLKEKEKLTKMLASRGAAIQELNIVRKTLSLLKGGGLARLAYPARVVSLILSDVIGDPLDIIASGPTAASSHSVQDCLQILAKYNLLHHLPKSVETVLSSSPTKPTALEDYSHVCNIIIGSNTLALDKAKRQAEGLGYATLILSAAICGEVSRVATLYCQLIRLVCLGFAGLGEGTLSDEVRGNLLQLAAELEIPGLNLAEFLQALRGLGPERPVCILAGGETTVQLQGTGKGGRNQELALRVGLGLHRAQAVETSSPLGRCEIVFLSGGTDGQDGPTEAAGAFCSPELVDEALQEGLSAEAFLSNSDSYTFFSQFQGGHHLLVTGLTGTNVMDIQAILIRATERS